The following proteins are co-located in the Silene latifolia isolate original U9 population chromosome 1, ASM4854445v1, whole genome shotgun sequence genome:
- the LOC141643686 gene encoding monothiol glutaredoxin-S1-like: METLRPLVDQKPVVIFSRTNTDPITHSMKQLFSSYGANPLVYEMDEIESGAEVGNALEILGHILNLPAIFIGGQFVGGPNEVIGLQVRGQLVQNLINARAIWVWNNNN; this comes from the coding sequence ATGGAGACCTTGAGGCCATTAGTCGACCAAAAACCGGTAGTAATCTTCAGTAGGACAAACACTGACCCAATAACCCACTCCATGAAACAACTCTTTAGTAGCTATGGTGCAAATCCTTTAGTTTACGAGATGGATGAGATAGAAAGCGGAGCGGAAGTTGGTAATGCCCTTGAGATATTAGGGCATATCTTAAACTTGCCTGCCATCTTCATTGGAGGACAATTTGTAGGTGGTCCTAATGAGGTTATTGGTCTTCAGGTACGAGGACAACTCGTGCAGAACTTGATTAATGCAAGAGCCATTTGGGTTTGGAACAATAACAATTAA
- the LOC141586194 gene encoding monothiol glutaredoxin-S1-like produces MEVVNHLANQHPVVMFTKRSCCMSHSVMQLMSSYGANVTVYELEDLSNGREIEKALQRLGLSPTVPAVFIGQQFIGGAKEMISLKVQGRLMPLLKEAGAIWV; encoded by the coding sequence ATGGAAGTTGTGAATCATTTGGCAAATCAACATCCTGTGGTAATGTTCACAAAGAGGAGTTGTTGCATGAGTCACTCAGTCATGCAACTTATGAGCAGCTATGGAGCTAATGTGACAGTTTATGAGCTGGAGGACTTATCAAATGGTCGAGAAATTGAAAAGGCGCTTCAACGACTAGGGCTAAGCCCGACCGTTCCAGCTGTTTTTATAGGCCAACAATTTATCGGCGGTGCTAAGGAAATGATCAGCTTAAAGGTCCAAGGAAGACTAATGCCATTGTTGAAGGAGGCCGGAGCTATCTGGGTCTAG